One Nostoc punctiforme PCC 73102 DNA window includes the following coding sequences:
- the argC gene encoding N-acetyl-gamma-glutamyl-phosphate reductase translates to MGKFRRVPVGIIGASGYGEVQLVRLLMDHPEVELVYLGGESSIGKSFGDLYPHLAHTANLPIEAVEPEIIAHRCEVVFLSLPNGLACQIAPKLLEKGCKVLDLSADYRFSDLTTYTNWYGIERSDRTIAATAVYGLPELYRDRIAEAQLIGCPGSYPTASLLALSPLLKQGLILPETAIIDAKAGTSSGGRQPQTNLLLSEADNSIAAFNIGRHRHTPEIEQICSDLAGHELMIQFTPHLVPMVRGILATVYAKMSDPGLVRDDLITIFSAFYRNSPWVKVCGSGIYPQTKWANGSNLCYIGVEVDSRTGRVIVISAIDNLIKGQAGQAIQCLNLMMGWDETLGLPKLGFYP, encoded by the coding sequence ATGGGCAAATTTAGACGCGTACCCGTTGGGATTATTGGCGCGTCGGGCTATGGCGAAGTACAGTTAGTACGGCTACTGATGGATCATCCAGAAGTCGAACTGGTTTATTTAGGCGGTGAGAGTAGTATTGGTAAATCCTTTGGGGATTTGTACCCACATCTGGCTCATACAGCTAATCTACCAATAGAAGCGGTAGAACCAGAAATAATTGCTCATCGCTGTGAAGTAGTTTTCCTGTCTTTACCAAATGGTCTGGCTTGCCAAATCGCGCCCAAACTATTAGAAAAAGGATGTAAAGTGCTGGATCTGAGCGCAGACTATCGGTTCAGTGATTTGACAACTTATACAAATTGGTATGGCATTGAGAGAAGCGATCGCACCATTGCAGCTACAGCAGTTTATGGATTACCAGAACTTTATCGCGATCGCATTGCCGAAGCTCAACTTATTGGCTGTCCTGGTTCCTATCCGACTGCGAGTCTCCTTGCACTTTCGCCACTCTTAAAGCAAGGCTTAATCTTACCAGAAACAGCTATTATCGATGCCAAGGCTGGCACATCTAGCGGTGGACGGCAACCTCAAACCAACTTATTACTATCTGAAGCAGATAATTCCATCGCAGCTTTCAATATCGGCCGTCACCGTCATACCCCAGAAATTGAGCAAATTTGCAGTGACTTAGCTGGTCACGAACTGATGATCCAATTTACACCCCATCTTGTCCCAATGGTACGCGGGATTTTGGCAACGGTATATGCCAAAATGAGCGATCCTGGTCTAGTGCGAGATGACTTAATCACAATTTTCTCAGCCTTCTACCGCAACTCTCCTTGGGTAAAAGTTTGCGGTAGCGGCATTTACCCCCAAACCAAGTGGGCTAATGGCAGCAACCTTTGTTACATCGGCGTAGAAGTTGACTCGCGCACAGGTAGGGTGATTGTCATATCGGCAATTGACAATCTAATTAAAGGGCAGGCGGGTCAAGCGATTCAATGTCTAAACCTGATGATGGGCTGGGATGAAACTTTGGGGTTGCCCAAGTTGGGGTTTTATCCATGA
- the eno gene encoding phosphopyruvate hydratase → MSKFLDTAIEAIAAREILDSRGRPTIEAEVHLANGVVGLAQVPSGASTGSFEAHELRDGDKSRYGGKGVLKAVKNVKEALAPKLLGLDALNQELLDRTMIAIDGSPNKSSLGANAILGVSLAAAKAGAESLDIPLYRYLGGPLANLLPVPLMNVINGGAHASNNVDFQEFMIVPIGATSFREALRWGAEVFATLSQVLDEKGLLTGVGDEGGFAPNLESNQVALELLVAAIKKAGYKPGEEVALALDVAASEFYKNGQYVYDGKPHAPAEFIDYLGQLVDQYPIVSIEDGLHEEDWQSWQLLTQKLGSQVQLVGDDLFVTNATRLQRGIEEKAANAILIKLNQIGSLTETLETIDLATRNSIRSVISHRSGETEDTTIADLAVATRAGQIKTGSLCRSERVAKYNRLLRIEDELGDRAVYAGAVGLGPK, encoded by the coding sequence ATGAGTAAATTTTTAGACACTGCAATTGAAGCGATCGCAGCCCGTGAAATTCTTGATTCACGCGGTAGACCAACAATTGAAGCCGAAGTGCATTTAGCCAATGGTGTTGTCGGACTAGCGCAGGTTCCTAGTGGTGCTTCCACAGGCTCTTTTGAGGCTCACGAACTGCGTGATGGTGATAAAAGCCGTTATGGGGGCAAAGGCGTACTCAAGGCAGTAAAAAACGTCAAAGAAGCACTTGCACCAAAATTACTAGGCTTGGATGCCCTCAACCAAGAATTGCTAGACCGGACAATGATCGCCATAGATGGTTCTCCTAACAAATCTAGTTTGGGCGCGAATGCGATTTTAGGGGTTTCCTTAGCAGCAGCCAAAGCAGGCGCTGAATCTCTAGATATTCCTCTATATCGCTATTTGGGTGGCCCTTTAGCGAATTTGCTCCCAGTGCCATTGATGAACGTAATTAACGGTGGCGCACACGCATCAAACAACGTGGACTTTCAAGAGTTTATGATTGTCCCAATTGGCGCAACTTCTTTTCGGGAAGCATTGCGCTGGGGTGCAGAGGTATTTGCTACCCTTAGCCAGGTATTAGATGAGAAGGGTTTGCTTACTGGTGTAGGCGATGAAGGCGGCTTTGCCCCTAACCTAGAATCTAATCAAGTAGCTTTGGAATTGCTGGTTGCTGCAATTAAAAAAGCTGGTTACAAGCCAGGTGAAGAAGTAGCTTTGGCTTTGGATGTGGCCGCTAGCGAATTTTACAAGAATGGGCAGTATGTTTACGATGGTAAACCTCATGCCCCGGCTGAATTTATTGATTATTTAGGACAACTAGTTGACCAATACCCAATTGTGTCAATTGAGGATGGTTTGCATGAAGAAGACTGGCAAAGTTGGCAATTGCTGACCCAGAAGTTAGGTTCGCAGGTGCAATTGGTAGGGGATGATTTGTTTGTAACGAACGCTACTCGCTTGCAAAGAGGTATCGAGGAAAAAGCCGCTAACGCCATTTTGATTAAACTCAATCAAATTGGTTCTCTCACCGAAACCTTGGAAACAATTGATTTGGCAACTCGTAACAGCATCCGTTCAGTAATTAGCCATCGTTCTGGTGAAACCGAAGACACAACGATCGCTGATTTAGCTGTAGCAACCCGTGCCGGTCAAATCAAAACAGGTTCCCTCTGTCGCAGCGAACGCGTAGCTAAATATAATCGCTTGCTGCGAATTGAAGATGAACTAGGCGATCGCGCCGTTTATGCTGGTGCTGTAGGTTTAGGGCCGAAGTAG
- the ribBA gene encoding bifunctional 3,4-dihydroxy-2-butanone-4-phosphate synthase/GTP cyclohydrolase II encodes MSQPNPTQAFKFDSIDAALADLKAGRVIVVVDDENRENEGDLICAAQFATPDTINFMAVEARGLICLAMTGDRLDELDLPLMVSNITDTNQTAFTVSIDAGPELGVTTGISAEDRARTIQVTLNPATKPTDLRRPGHIFPIRAKAGGVLKRAGHTEAAVDLSRLAGLYPAGVICEIQNPDGSMARLQQLFEYAKRHNLKIISIADLISYRLQHDRLVYREVITKLPSQFGQFEIYAYRHTLDNTEHVAIVKGDPDNFKDEPVMVRMHSECLTGDALGSLRCDCRMQLEAALKMIEAAGQGVVVYLRQEGRGIGLINKLKAYSLQDMGLDTVEANERLGFPADLRDYGMGAQMLMDLGIKKIRLITNNPRKIAGVKGYGLEVVDRLPLLIEATDYNSYYLATKAKKLGHMLLQTYLVTVAIHWQDDPEAVTERYERLEKLRHLAKSNDLLLQEEARPLAIAIFDEPSLTVHLGFDQAKVAGCDWYQQSGHPYIQAIFQILDNLATLPYIQKLEFLISSGCDPLSNLQVQLDRQTFADGTLPSSISDRLEKQQIYSFSK; translated from the coding sequence GTGTCACAGCCTAATCCTACCCAAGCTTTTAAATTTGATTCGATTGATGCCGCTTTAGCAGACCTAAAAGCTGGTCGTGTAATTGTAGTGGTAGATGATGAAAATAGAGAAAATGAAGGCGACTTAATTTGTGCTGCCCAATTTGCGACACCCGACACGATTAATTTCATGGCGGTGGAAGCTAGAGGGCTGATTTGTTTGGCAATGACAGGCGATCGCTTAGACGAGCTAGACTTACCTTTGATGGTAAGCAACATTACAGACACGAACCAAACTGCCTTCACTGTTAGCATTGATGCTGGCCCAGAATTGGGTGTAACCACTGGCATCTCAGCAGAAGACCGCGCCCGGACTATCCAGGTTACTCTCAATCCAGCTACAAAACCTACCGATTTACGTCGTCCTGGTCATATTTTCCCCATTCGGGCGAAAGCTGGGGGCGTACTCAAACGCGCAGGGCATACGGAAGCGGCTGTAGACTTATCTCGGCTAGCAGGGCTATATCCAGCCGGGGTAATTTGTGAAATTCAAAACCCCGATGGTTCAATGGCGCGGTTGCAACAGTTATTTGAATATGCCAAACGTCACAATTTAAAAATAATTAGTATTGCAGATTTAATCAGCTATCGCCTACAGCACGATCGCCTGGTGTATCGTGAGGTGATTACCAAGCTGCCTAGTCAATTTGGCCAGTTTGAAATTTACGCCTACCGCCATACCCTGGATAATACAGAACACGTTGCAATTGTCAAGGGCGATCCAGATAACTTCAAAGATGAGCCAGTAATGGTGCGGATGCACTCAGAATGCTTAACTGGTGATGCTTTGGGTTCTTTGCGCTGCGATTGTCGAATGCAGTTGGAAGCTGCACTGAAGATGATTGAGGCTGCAGGTCAAGGTGTAGTTGTATACCTGCGTCAAGAAGGACGGGGCATCGGCTTGATTAACAAGCTAAAAGCCTACTCATTGCAGGATATGGGACTAGATACAGTTGAAGCAAATGAGCGTTTGGGATTTCCTGCTGACTTGCGAGACTACGGGATGGGCGCACAAATGCTGATGGATTTGGGCATCAAAAAGATTCGTCTAATTACAAATAATCCTCGTAAAATTGCTGGAGTTAAGGGCTATGGATTGGAAGTAGTCGATCGCTTGCCGTTATTGATCGAGGCGACTGACTACAATTCTTATTACCTGGCGACAAAGGCGAAAAAGCTGGGTCACATGCTGTTACAGACTTATCTGGTGACAGTAGCAATCCATTGGCAAGATGACCCGGAAGCTGTGACAGAACGTTATGAACGCTTAGAAAAACTGCGACATTTAGCGAAAAGTAATGATTTATTGTTGCAAGAAGAAGCGCGTCCGTTAGCGATCGCTATATTTGACGAGCCATCTTTGACAGTACACTTGGGTTTTGATCAAGCAAAAGTTGCTGGCTGTGATTGGTATCAACAAAGCGGCCATCCTTATATACAGGCTATCTTCCAAATTCTGGATAACCTCGCAACCTTGCCATACATCCAGAAACTAGAATTTCTGATTTCCTCTGGTTGCGATCCCTTGAGTAATTTACAAGTGCAACTGGATCGGCAGACATTCGCAGATGGTACACTGCCTTCATCAATTAGCGATCGCCTAGAAAAGCAGCAAATCTATAGCTTTAGCAAATAG
- the gloA gene encoding lactoylglutathione lyase produces MRLLHTMLRVANLEESLKFYCELLGMKLLRRKDYPGGEFTLAFVGYGDESDNAVIELTYNWGVEKYELGNAYGHIALGVDDIYATCEEIRNQGGKVVREPGPMKHGSTVIAFVEDPDGYKIELIQLGSQGSAAKEESQEQLVSQ; encoded by the coding sequence ATGCGATTACTACATACAATGCTACGGGTAGCCAATCTGGAAGAGTCGTTGAAGTTTTACTGTGAACTTTTGGGTATGAAATTACTGCGCCGAAAAGATTATCCAGGGGGAGAATTTACCCTGGCTTTTGTGGGCTATGGTGACGAAAGCGACAACGCAGTAATTGAACTAACCTACAACTGGGGTGTAGAAAAATATGAATTGGGTAATGCTTACGGTCACATTGCCCTTGGAGTTGATGATATTTACGCTACCTGTGAAGAAATCCGCAATCAGGGCGGTAAAGTCGTGCGCGAACCAGGGCCGATGAAACATGGTTCGACAGTAATTGCTTTTGTGGAAGATCCAGATGGGTATAAAATTGAGCTGATTCAACTAGGATCTCAAGGTTCGGCAGCCAAAGAGGAATCACAAGAGCAACTTGTGAGTCAGTAA